GCTATCGCCTGACCGACCCTGCGGCCGACCTTGCGGTGGCCGCCGCGCTGGTCTCGGCGCTGGCAGACCGGCCGCTGCCTTCGGACACGGCATGGTTTGGCGAAGTCTCGCTCGCCGGGGAAGTCAGGCCGGTTGCCCATTCGGGCGTGCGCCTGCGCGAATCGGCCAAGCTGGGCTTCGCGACGGTCCATGGGCCTGATGGCGCGGTGGAAAAGGTCGAGGGTTTGCGCTTTTCGCCGATCCGTCTTCTGCCAAATCTCGTTGACCGGGTGATGAGCGGGGCCTAATTCCCCGGCCATGACCGGCTTCGATTATGTTGTCTTCCTGGTTGTCGCGGTCGGCGCGATTGGCGGGTTCTTTCGCGGCTTTGTCGAGGAAGTGCTCTCGCTGGCCGCGTGGTGCATCGTGCTGGTGGCCGTGCATTATGGCCTTGAGCCGCTGACCGAGGTGATCCGCCCCCATCTCAAGAGCGATACCGGCGCGGGCGTTCTGGCCTATGCGCTGCTCATGCTCGTGCCCTGGGGGCTGATGCGCCTGATCGCGCGCAAACTGGGCGAGGCGAGCCGCGATTCGATGCTCGGCCCTATCGATCGCCTGCTCGGCTTCGGCTTTGGCGCGGTCAAGGGTTCGATCCTGATGGTTCTGGGCTTTTCGCTGCTGGTCTTTGCCTATGATGTGGTCTGGGGCGTCAAGGGGCGGCCCGACTGGATCACGCAGGCGCGGACCTATCGCTTCCTCAATGCCGCGAGCGAGGAACTCGTCACGATGATTGCCGAGCGCCGCGAGGCCGCCGCGCAGGAGGCCGACAGCGAGAATGGCAGCGAGGATGGCGGGGCCGCCACAGACGCGACCGACAAGCCTGCCCATCGTGCCCCGCATGGCAGCAGGGCCATCCATGGCCACAAGAAGCCGGTCGCGCACCATCATCGCGACGAAACCGACACCTGATCATGGCCGGAGCCGGAACTCTCTACACGCCCGAAGTGCTCGCCGCCGCGATGGATCTGGCGGGCTGGCCTTGGGACGAGGGCCTGCCGCTGGTCGGCGAGGCGCGCTCGCGTTCGTGCGGGAGTACGCTGGCGATGGGGCTGGCTCTTGACGGGGAAGGGCGGATCGTCCGGCTTGGGCTGCGGCCCCATGCCTGCGCCGTCGGACAGGCCGCCGCGCGCGTCTTTGCCGATGCTGCCGCCGGGCAC
The genomic region above belongs to Novosphingobium sp. IK01 and contains:
- a CDS encoding CvpA family protein; protein product: MTGFDYVVFLVVAVGAIGGFFRGFVEEVLSLAAWCIVLVAVHYGLEPLTEVIRPHLKSDTGAGVLAYALLMLVPWGLMRLIARKLGEASRDSMLGPIDRLLGFGFGAVKGSILMVLGFSLLVFAYDVVWGVKGRPDWITQARTYRFLNAASEELVTMIAERREAAAQEADSENGSEDGGAATDATDKPAHRAPHGSRAIHGHKKPVAHHHRDETDT
- a CDS encoding iron-sulfur cluster assembly scaffold protein, translating into MAGAGTLYTPEVLAAAMDLAGWPWDEGLPLVGEARSRSCGSTLAMGLALDGEGRIVRLGLRPHACAVGQAAARVFADAAAGHTHDSIAGARTALAAWLAGEGEMPDWPGLALLCPARAYPGRHGAILLAWDAALAAIDGTAKEG